A window of Tachyglossus aculeatus isolate mTacAcu1 chromosome 21, mTacAcu1.pri, whole genome shotgun sequence genomic DNA:
ccgtcgttgggtagggattgtctctatctgttgccgatttgtactttccaagcacttagtccagtgctctgcacacagtaagcgctcaataaatacaattggggaCGGCTCCggtagggcagagaggagggaagaccaCCCTCCCCCGCCGGTGGTCAAGTCCCCCGACGGGGTGGGATGGCGGGTGACCGAGCATATGTCCCAGCATATGGGTCACCTCTTATCCGTGGAATTTCCAATAAAATCGCGGCTCAGCCTCCGGGCCAGCCTTATCAGCGGCTCCGGGAGCTGCGGGCCCAGCCCCCACAGCTGGGAGGGAACCGGTCCCTGCCCTGGCACCTCTTATTGATCGGCCCCGGGGAGAAATCGATGGCTCCAATATGTCATTCCTCAAGTGGCGCTCCAATAAATTACACCCGCTGTTAAGCACACAAGTGCCGCCTGCCACCtccgctctttgtgggcagagctcGCCCCTTCCTAGCTCCCCTcactcatctcctcctccagcccagtcctcacactcctctcctctgccactcccccatctcgccaccaacccctttcccatgagcctggatctccctgcccctccatatCCGCCaacccacccctctctccaccttcaaagccttattcaggtcacacttcctccaagaggccttccccgattaagctctcttttcccccggctccttctctcttccttgttGTCTATGTACAaagctttgaattatatattataaattacttcttcatattaacgtctgtctccgcctctaagCCATAAACTCATTGGGgacggggaacatatctaccaactcttgttgaattgtactctctccagtgcttagtacagtgctctgcatgtagttagCATaccatgaatgattgattgattgatgtgttgggGACTATTTGATTGAATTACTGATCCTCCCCAGCCTGGGCAGTATTATCATTCCCTGAAATACCGCTTAgtggccaaagcccgggcttgggagtcagaggtcatgggtttgaatcccagctccgccgccgcttatcagctgtgtgactctgggcaagtcacttcacttctctgtgcctcagggacctcatctgtaaaatggggattaagactgtgagccccatgtggaacaacctgattaccttctatctaccccagtgcttaaaacagtgcttggcacatagtaagcgcttaacaaataccatcatcatcatcaaccaccaAATGAAGATTATGGATTATTAAAAAATAatccacctgataataataatagtaataatgatggcatttattaagcacttactatgtgcaaagcactgttctaagagctgggaaggtcacaaggtgatcaagttgtcccacggggggctcacagtcttcatccccattttccagatgaggtaactgaggcccagagaagtgaagagactggcccaaagtcacacagctgaaagttggcggagccgtgatttgaacccatgaactctgactcccaagcccggggtcgttccactgagccacgctgcttctttaatggtatttaatctaatggtaataatgatatttattaagcgctatgtgccaagcacttgggtagatacaagcttaatcagattggacacaatccttttcccatatgagactcaaagtctaagtacaaACAGTGCTtaggccatagtaagcgcttaaaatggacCATAACTAAGTAcgagggactaggatttaatccccattttatagatgaggtaactgaggcccagagaagtgagctgacttgcccaaggccacacagcagacaaattgcagagccgggattagaacccaggtcctctgactctcaggccggtgctctttcctctaggccacacggctACTCTGCTAACCATTAgatacctgtctccttgttttgttttgttgtctgcctccccccttctagactgtgagcctgttgttgggaaggggttgtctctgttgcttcaagcgcttagtatagtgctctgcacacagtaggcgctcaataaatacgattgaatgaatgaatggctactcTGCTAACCAttagatgcctgtctccttgttttgttttgttgtctgtctccccccttctagactgtgagcccgttgttgggaagggattgtctctgttgcttcaagcgcttagtatagtgatctgcacacagtaagcgctcaataaatacgattgaatgaacgaatgaatggctaCTCTGCTAACCAttagatgcctgtctccttgttttgttgtctgtctccccccttctagactgtgagcccgttgttagggattgtctctgttgcttcaagcgcttagtatagtgctctgcacacagtaggcgttcaataaatacgactgaatgaatgaatggctactcTGCTAACCAttagatgcctgtctccttgttttgttttgttgtctgtccccccccttctagactgtgagcccgttgttgggaagggattgtctgttacttcaagcgcttagtatagtgctctgcacacagtaggcgctcaataaatacgactgaatgaatgaatggctactcCGCTAACCAttagatgcctgtctccttgttttgttttgttgtctgtctccccccttctagactgtgagcccgttgttgggaagggattgtctctgttgcttcaagcgcttagtatagtgatctgcacacagtaagcgctcaataaatacgattgaatgaacgaatgaatggctaCTCTGCTAACCAttagatgcctgtctccttgttttgttgtctgtctccccccttctagactgtgagcccgttgttagggattgtctctgttgcttcaagcgcttagtatagtgctctgcacacagtaggcgttcaataaatacgactgaatgaatgaatggctactcTGCTAACCAttagatgcctgtctccttgttttgttttgttgtctgtccccccccttctagactgtgagcccgttgttgggaagggattgtctgttacttcaagcgcttagtatagtgctctgcacacagtaggcgctcaataaatacgactgaatgaatgaatggctactcCGCTAACCAttagatgcctgtctccttgttttgttttgttgtctgtctccccccttctagactgtgagcccgttgttgggaagggattgtctctgttgcttcaagcgcttagtatagtgatctgcacacagtaggcgctcaataaatacgattgaatgaatgaattgtactttccaggcgcttagtccagtgctccgcacacaataagtgctgaataaataccgtggaatgaatgaatgacggaaagTCACGTGTTCGAATTTGGCCCGTGGTGGAGCACGTGACCGCCTCGGGCGCGAGCCAGGCAGGGCCTCCCCGACGTCACTTCCGGCGTGCGCGTGTCCGGCGCGCGGAGGTGTAAAGAGAAGGGGTCCGCTCCTCGCGCGCGCCGGAAGTGACGTCACCGCGCGGCCTCCCTGGGGGAGGACAGGCCAGCATGAGCTGGGCCCTGTGGAGGAGGGCAGCCGGGTGAGCCCTGCTTgaccccttgacccctgaccccctccctctctccctatcctttgccccccttcctccattcattcattcattcaatcaatcgtatttattgagcgcctacagtgtgcagagcactgtactaagcgcttgggaagtacaagtcggcaacatctagagacggtccctacccaacaacgggcgcacagtctagaagggggagacagacaacaaaacaaaacatgtggacaggtgtcaaggccatCTCTTCCTGCCCATCCCCTGCccgtcttcctccttccctgcccaacctctgccccctccctcccttcttgttcactctctgcccaccccctgcccattccctgccgctctccatccctccctgcccatcccttgcccccctccctccttccctgcccaccctctgccccctttcttccttcttgctCACCCTgtgcccacccctgcccacccctgccccctccatcccttcctgtccaccctctgctctctccatcatcatcatcatcatcatcaatcgtatttattgagcgcttactgtgtgcagagcactgtactaagcgcttgggaagtacaagttggcaacatatagagacagtccctacccaatagtgggctcacagtctaaaaggtgggctcatagtctctcccctctccatccctccctgtccACTCTCtggccctccccatccctccctgtccaccctctggccctctccatccctccctgcctccctgtccctctccctgcccttcccgcTGACCCCCTCCGTGTGTCCCTCTTCCCGTGACCGTCCCTGTCCTCTGTGTCCCTCAGGACCAGCCGCCTGCGGCCCCCGGCGCCCATGCAGAGCCCACGGAGCCTCCACCCGAACCGGACGCCCGAAGCCCAGCCTGAGCCCGCCGACCCTGACCGGCCCATCCACTTCTCGTCCAGCAGAGGCAACCCGCGCCGTTGGACGGTGGCCCAGTCCCTGGGGAGCGACGCCCGGAGGCCCCTGTGGCAGGTGGTTCCCCTCagcctgtccttcatggggctgctGCTCTGGTGCTTCCTCAGGACGGAGACGGAGACGGACCGCTGGCTGGCCGAAGTCCTGGAGGGCTCGCCGCTCCTGCCCCCAGATGGGGACGGACCCGCCCAGGCACCCcaggggccggcggggccgggggccgggactTGACCCGGCCCGTGGGACCCAGTGGAATGGCGGGGTGGTGGGGACCCCTGGGTCACCACGGTTCAGCCCCCTGCCCTAAGCGTGCCTGGCTTTGACAGGGCCGCGGCGGGACCCCCTCCTTGCTCCCACGGGGAATTCCACTGCAGCATGGCCAACGTGCTCCCTGACAGGACAGAACCATCGGGGTGGGACACGAACCATCACGGGCCGCCAGGTTTAGGGCCTTCCCTCACACGTTTGCCATGTGACCGAAACGTCAGGGGACCGTCCACCAGCCTGCCGCCTTTCCGGTCCGGACGAGGCTGCTCAAGAAAGTAGCCCGGGCCACCGTCCCTCTCATTGTACCCGACCgggttggggtgggaggcggggaaCCGTACCTTTCATCTGTTTTGGGACAGGCACTGGGAACTCAAAAAATAAAGTAAGTATGGCCTTTGAGtcactctcagtcaatcagtcaatggtatttattgagcgcttactgcttgcagagcaccgagcgcttgggagagcatagtacaacagaattagcagacacattccctgcccataacgagctcgcagtctggaGGGATGAGCTAACAGCCAAAGATTGAGTTGAACAGGGATCTAAACTGTGAaacttgctgagggcagggaatgtgtccgttcattgttatattgtactcttccaagcgctcagcacagtgctctatatgcagtaaagtgctcaataaatacgattgaatgaacgaatgagtagtCAAAGGACCCCAATCCCATCTAGTCCCGTTATCTGTCAGGGATTTCTACAGATTGATACTCAGGAAGAACATTCATGTCTAGGTGGACATaaataccagtggtatttatcatatatgttgctgatttgtacttcccaagcgcttagtacagtgctctgcacacagtaagtgctcagtaaatacgattgaatgaatggtgtttgttaatcaatctgtcgtatttattgagtgcttactgtgtgcagagcactgtactaagcacttgggaagtacaagttggcaacatatacagacagtccctacccaacagtgggctcacagtctgaaagggggagacggagaacaaaaccaaacatactagcaaaataaagtaaatagaatagatacgtacaaataaaataaataaataaatagagtaataaatatgtacaaacatatatacgggtactgtggggaagggaaggaggtaagatgggggggatggagagggggataggaaggaaggggctcagtctgggaaggcctcctggaggaggtgagctctcagtagggccttgaagggaggaagagagctagcttggcagatgggcagagggagggcactccaggccaggaaaACGACAATTTACAATTAACgacaatgttaagcgcttactatgtgccaggcactgttgtaagcgctggggtagatacaagttaatcaggtggacatatatcccacatgaggatcccagtcttttatcccctttttacagatgaggtaactgaggcgtggggaggtgaagtgactctcctaagatcgcacagcagacaggtggtggaggcaggattagaacccaggtcctaacttccaggcccaggctttatccattaggctgtgctgcttctactGAACCtagaaggtgttcaataaatattgttactaCCAGTGCCCCTACTTCTTAGGTGACTAAGCATACCCCACTCAATTGCGTGAGCCACACAGAAATagaagaatccatcaatcaatcagtggtatttggtattccatcttcaaccgctcactctccactggttccttcccctctgccttcaaacatgcccatgtctctcccatcctaaaaaaaccctctcttgaccccacctcaccttctagttatcgtcccatatccctcctaccattcctttccaaactccttgaacgagttgtctacacgcgctgcctagaattcctcaacaacaactctctcctcgaccccctccagtctggcttccgtccccttcattccacggaaactgcgctctcaaagatcaccaatgacctcctgcttgccaaatccaacggctcatactctgtcctaatcctcctcgacctctcagctgcctttgacactgtggaccacccccttctcctccacacgttatctgaccttggcttcacagactccgtcctctcctggttctcctcttatctctccggtcgttctttctcagtctcttttgcaggctcctcctccccctcccatcctcttatggtgggggttccccaaggttcagtgcttggtccccttctgttctcaatatacactcactcccttggtgacctcattcgctcccacggcttcaactatcatctctacgctgatgacacccagatctacatctctgcccctgctctctccccctccctccaggctcgcatctcctcctgccttcaggacatctccatctggatgtctgcccgccacctaaagctcaacatgtcgacgactgagctccttatcttccctcccaaaccttgtcctctccctgactttcccatctctgttgacggcactaccatccttcccgtctcccaagcccgcaaccttggtgtcatcctcgactccgctctctcattcacccctcacatccaagccgtcaccaaaacctgccggtctcagctccgcaacattgccaagatccgccctttcctctccatccaaactgctaccctgctcattcaagctctcatcctatcccgtctggactactgcactagccttctctctgatctcccatcctcgtgtctctctccacttcaatccatacttcatgctgctgcccggattatctttgtccagaaacgctctggacatattactcccctcctcaaaaacctccaatggctaccgatcaatctgcgcatcaggcagaaactcctcaccctgggcttcaaggctgtccatcacctcgccccctcctacctcacctcccttctctccttctactgcccagcccgcaccctccgctcctccaccactaatctcctcactgtacctcgctctcgcctgtcccgccatcgacccccggcccacgtcatcccccgggcctggaatgccctccctctgcccatccgccaagctagctctcttcctcccttcaaggccctgctgagagctcacctcctccaggaggccttcccagactgagccccttctttcctctccccctcgtccccctctccatccccccgtcttacctccttcccttccccacagcacctgtatatatgtatatatggttgtacatatttattactctatttatttatttatttatttttcttgtacatttctatcctacttattttattttgttggtatgtttggttctgttctctgtctcccccttttagactgtgagcccactgttgggtagggactgtctctatgtgatgccaatttgtacttcccaagcgcttagtacagtgctctgcacatagtaagtgctcaataaatacgattgattgattgattgattggtatttattgagcacttaatgtgtacggagcactgtactatgtgcttgagagtacaatgtagagaaacagcatggcctaggaatggaatggggcgTGACCACCACGGCGGAGacggatcatatttattgcacacctcTGCGGAGCAcggcaataatcaatcagtcatattattgagcacttactgtgtgcagagcactgtactaagtgtttgggaggatacattataacagagttggtaaacacgttccctgcccacaatgaggtctaGTGTGAAAGACTAGaattattcatacattcaattgtatttattaagcgcttactgtgtgcagagcactgtactgaattacTGTTCTCAAACCGCTCTaggattttgtatctgcccccagtgcttagaacagtgtttgacacataataagtcttAAATACTGCCCATCCCCAAAAAACCAAGTCACATTtttctccagggcttagttcactactttggtatctgttaagtgcttactatgagccgagcactgttctaagtgctggggaagactggaatttgaacccatgacctctgactccaaagccagtgctctttcccctgagccacgctgtttatccATTCAGTTTGTTCAgccgtcttaataataatgatggcatttattaagcgcttactatgtgcaaagcacttttctaagcgctggggaagttacaaggtgatcaggttgccctacgggggcctcacagtcttcctccccatttgacagatgagggaactgaggcacagagaagttgtgacttgcccaattggcggacagttggcggagccggtatttgaacccatgacctctgactccaaagcccgtgctctctccactgaaccacactgctttattgagcgctcactgtgtgttaaCCGCTATGTGCTCACTaaccgcttggaagaggacaccaTAACATCAGGCACAGtccgtgcccacaaagagctgacagtccagaggtaTGTGACATGGTGCTTGGGGTCGGAGCCTGTCCGCTGGGGGCAAGGCCTACGGGGGTGGTGAGGAGGGGTGTGGCCTgggggagtgaataataataataatgatagcatctgtaagtgcttactatgtgccaagtgctgggggtgaGGCCTACTGGGGTGGTGAGGAGGGGCGTGGTCTgggggagtgaataataataatgataataataatagcatttgttaagcacttactatgcgccaagcgcccttctgagcactgggggtgagGCCTACTTGGGTGGtgaggaggggcgtggcctgggggtgtgaataataataatagcatttgttatcaatcaatcgttttgagcgcttactgtgtgcagggcactgtactactgtgTGCTGTTcactgtgcagagaagcagcgtggctcagtggaaagagcccgggctttggagtcagaggtcgtgggttcgaatcccggctccgccacaagtctgctgtgtgaccttgggcaagtcacttaacttctctgagcctcagttacctcatctaaaaaatggggattaagactgtgagccccccgtgggacaacttgatcacattgcatcccccccagcgcttagaacggtgctttgcacatagtaagtgcttaacaaatgccatcattattattattattattattattactaagcgcttgggaagtacaagttggcaaaacatagagacggtccctacccaacagtgggcttacagtctagaagggggtgacagagaacaaaacaaaacatattaacaaaataaaataaatagaatagatatgtacaagtaaaataaataga
This region includes:
- the C21H16orf91 gene encoding protein CCSMST1, yielding MSWALWRRAAGTSRLRPPAPMQSPRSLHPNRTPEAQPEPADPDRPIHFSSSRGNPRRWTVAQSLGSDARRPLWQVVPLSLSFMGLLLWCFLRTETETDRWLAEVLEGSPLLPPDGDGPAQAPQGPAGPGAGT